One genomic window of Meles meles chromosome 3, mMelMel3.1 paternal haplotype, whole genome shotgun sequence includes the following:
- the LYPD8 gene encoding ly6/PLAUR domain-containing protein 8 has product MKGILVAAIIAGFVVAAVESLHCVQCNSLTNPCNNSIITECPPDANASCTSFMTNSSLGATNIYQDKACSAENCREGRDMVEAFTVHVSDNVHFRFVSQCCQGKECNETSDVPDPPVGDMSSNIECFACYGSNETSCNEQPRKCYKEERCVNLVAEFKNETKTLVLRGCSNISNSTCQFLAAENRTVGGVIFRKLECGDSANSSSTAIPNATLTTPPASSSNASSAPTSNESTTPDTGSKVSFTPAALASLLLLGLLI; this is encoded by the exons ATGAAGGGCATTCTTGTTGCTGCCATCATCGCAGGATTTGTGGTGGCAGCTGTAG AATCCCTACATTGTGTGCAGTGTAATTCATTGACAAACCCTTGTAACAACAGCATCATCACTGAGTGTCCCCCGGACGCCAATGCCAGCTGTACCAGTTTCATGACCAACTCTTCTTTAG GAGCAACCAACATATACCAGGACAAAGCCTGCTCTGCAGAGAACTGCAGGGAAGGCAGAGACATGGTTGAAGCCTTCACTGTCCATGTGTCCGATAACGTACACTTCCGCTTTGTAAGCCAATGCTGCCAAGGAAAGGAGTGCAACGAGACCAGTGATGTTCCGG ATCCTCCCGTGGGAGATATGTCCAGCAACATAGAGTGTTTTGCATGTTATGGATCTAATGAAACTTCCTGTAATGAGCAACCCAGGAAATGTTATAAAGAAGAACGGTGTGTCAATCTAGTTGCAGAATTTAAGAATG AGACTAAAACGCTTGTGCTGAGGGGCTGTTCCAACATCAGCAACTCCACCTGTCAGTTCCTGGCTGCTGAGAACCGGACAGTTGGAGGAGTCATCTTCCGAAAGCTCGAGTGTGGAGACAGTGCTAACTCCTCCTCAACTGCTATTCCCAATGCAACCCTGACCACTCCTCCTGCCAGCAGCTCCAATGCCTCCTCAGCACCCACCTCCAATGAGTCCACCACCCCAGACACTGGCTCCAAAGTCTCCTTCACCCCTGCAGCCCTTGCCAGCCTCCTCCTGCTGGGGCTGCTGATCTGA